The Cystobacter fuscus DSM 2262 genomic sequence GGGGGGGAGACGGCATCCTGGTTGTCTTAGTGTGCATGACGCGCCCGCGCAGCATCGGCGCGACCCAGGCGTCCTGGCGGGCGTTGGTCTGTCGTGAGCGGGGGCGGGCAGCCTCGGGACCGTGCGCCGCGTGGGTACACGGCTGGTTCGTTCTGGACGCGGAGGCGCTCGGGCGGTGACACGGGCGCTGGCCGCCGGTGAACCGGGACGTGGGTGGGCGCCCCCGTCCACTCCGTCCGAAGCTCCGCGGACAACGTGGGGCGAGCGCCTGGCGGCGGTTTCTCCCGGCCGAGCCGCATGCGGGCCGTATCTCCGGCCCGCGACCCGGGCAACGCCATCGGTCTCGAGACTCACACCAGGAGGGTGAAGGCTCGGGATGTCTCGAATTGGGCGGGGTCAATCCCTGCTCATGCTGCCTCCCTCACCAGGGCGCTCCTGTGTCGCGCATGCTCCAGCCGCTGGAGGGTGGATTGAGCCCGTCGAGCTGGGGACCCTCTCCGAGGTGGAAGTTGGCCGCCGTGGGATGACGCCGGGCGGATCCGCCGGGTTCAGGGACACCGGATAATTCCTTTATGCTTCGATTGCTCGTATTTCACGTATTACGGCCCTTCTTCGTGGCTTCCTGCTAGGGTGCTTTCACGCTCGACCCGAACCGAGCCGCCACGAAAAGGTACAACCCCCATGAGCCGTCATCATCGATTCGCCCGTCTGTCCATGAGTGCTTCCGCGCTGAGCGCCCTGCTGCTGGGCGGCTGCGGTGTCTCCCATGAGACGGAGCTGGCCTTCCCCGGAAAGACAGGTGAAGTGGTGACCGCCCGGGTGGCGTTGCCGGGACGCGGGGTCCAGACGGTCACCTACGAGAAGATCGACGGAAGGGCCGTCCTGGAGGGGGACATCCTGCTCGACCCGCGGGAGGAGCCGACCCGAAGCGGCCAGTCCGTGGCCCGGACGGACGCGTACTCGCGTTGGCCGGGGGCCACGGTCCCCTACGTCATCGATGGGGCTCTGCCCGACAGCGGCCGGGTGACGACCGCCATCCGCCACTGGGAATCCAAGACCTCCTTGCGCTTCAAGCCGCGCACGACGGAAGCGGACTACCTGCGGTTCCGGCCGGGTTCTGGCTGTAGCTCGTTCGTCGGCAGGTTGGGGGGAGAGCAGACGGTGGACCTGGCCGGCGGATGCGGTCTGACCGCCACGATCCATGAGATCGGACATGCCGTGGGCCTCTGGCACGAGCAGAGCCGTGCCGACCGGGACAACTACATCATCATCAACTGGGGCAACGTCCAGTCCGGAACGGCGCACAACTTCCAGACCTACGGGCAGCAGGGAGCGGATGGCATGGACCTGGGCCCCTACGATTATGGCTCCATCATGCACTACGACGCCTACGCCTTCTCCTCCAATGGCCAGCCGACAATCGTCCGCAGGGATGGGGGAGGGAGCCTCGGGCGGCAAGATTCGCTGTCCGATGGGGACACCCGTGGCGCGGAGTCGCTCTATAGCCCGCGCGCCCGCTTCAGCAGCGGGGTGGCCGGGAATCGCTGCCTGGACGTCGCCGACGGCAACTCGGCGCAGGGGACTCCCACGCAGATCTGGGAGTGCAATGGCTCGGCCGCGCAGGACTGGTTCCTGAGCGTCCGTGGGGAGCTGCGCAGCACCCTCGCTCCCAACCGCTGCCTGGATGTGTCCGACGGGAAGACGGCGTGGGGCACTCGGGTCCGGATCTGGGAGTGCAACGGTTCGGCCGCGCAGAGATGGACGCTCAGCGGCGGAGCGGTGCGCAGCGCGCTGGGGAGCAATCTCTGCCTGGACGTGTCCGACGCGGGCACGGCCCTGGGAACCGCGGTGCAGATCTGGGACTGCAACGGCTCGGCCGCCCAGAAGTGGACCCGGTTCTGAGCAGCCGCGACGCTTCCCTCCTCCTCTCGGGTCAGTGACTTCTCCGCGTGCATGGACTTCAATCCGCGTCCATGCACGCGCTCTCGCTTCGTGAAGACCGCTTCCTGGAAGTGCTCCGGCGTCTCATCGCCCTGACGCCGCGGTTGCAGAACAACCCGGGCGCGGGGCTGGTGCCCGAGGAGCGGCTCGCCGCTCAGGTGGTGTTGGAGACGCTGGCGCCGCACCTCCAGAGCGGCTTCATCCAGGCGGAGTCGCTGGCGGCTGTGGGCAAGGAGTCCCGGCCGAGCCTGGTGCTCACCGTGAAGGGCACGGGCGAGAGCACACTCGGCTTCGTGGGCGCGCACTTCGACGTCGTCCCCGCGGACGAGAAGGGCGAGGGCTGGGAGCGCGATCCCTTCACGCTGTGGGAGGGGCCGGGAGGCGTGCTCTACGGGCGCGGCGTCACCGACTGCCTGGGCCACGTGGCGGTGCTGACGGACCTGCTGGCGCAGCTCGCCGAGCGCGGTGAGCGTCCGCGCCGCACGCTCAAGGTGGTGCTCATCTCCAACGAGGAGTCCTCGGACCTGCCGGGCCTGGGCCTGGGCTACGTGGCCGAGCAGGGGCGGCTCGCGGACCTGGCGGGCCAGCCGGTGTACTGGCTGGACAGCGCCAACTTCGGCCCCACGGTGGGCACGGGCGGCATCTCGCTGTGGTCGCTGAAGGTGAAGGGCGTGGGTGGGCACTCGGGGATGCCGCAGAACTGTGTCAACGCGCTGGAGCTGGGCATGGCCGCGTCACTGGAGCTGGCCCGTTGGTTCCACGCGCGCTTCCCCGCCACCGAGGACGAGAAGACCTGGGGCTTCCTGTCCTCCTCCAGCCTCAAGGCCACCGTGGTGGAGGGCTTCAACACCAAGGAGTCGAAGATTCCCGCCGAGGTCATCCTGCGTGGAGACATCCGCCTCACGCCCTTCTACGACATGAAGGCCGTGCGCGAGCAGGTGGCGGACTTCGTGCGCGAGCTGGACGCCCGCCTGGAGCGGGACGAGGCCATCGCCGGCTTCCCTCGCACCCGCACGGCGGCGGGCCAGCGCGGCTCGCTCGAGTTCCGCTTCCTGGGGGGCGGTATGGAAGGCATTGCCTGCCGGTTGGACTCGCCGGGCCTCGAGGCCCTGAAGGAGTCGATGCGGGCGGTGCGCGGCGTGGAGCCCAAGCCCTTCTCCCTCACCGGCTCGCTGCCGCTGGTGAGGGACCTGCAACGCCAGGGCTGTGACGTG encodes the following:
- a CDS encoding M12 family metallopeptidase, whose protein sequence is MSRHHRFARLSMSASALSALLLGGCGVSHETELAFPGKTGEVVTARVALPGRGVQTVTYEKIDGRAVLEGDILLDPREEPTRSGQSVARTDAYSRWPGATVPYVIDGALPDSGRVTTAIRHWESKTSLRFKPRTTEADYLRFRPGSGCSSFVGRLGGEQTVDLAGGCGLTATIHEIGHAVGLWHEQSRADRDNYIIINWGNVQSGTAHNFQTYGQQGADGMDLGPYDYGSIMHYDAYAFSSNGQPTIVRRDGGGSLGRQDSLSDGDTRGAESLYSPRARFSSGVAGNRCLDVADGNSAQGTPTQIWECNGSAAQDWFLSVRGELRSTLAPNRCLDVSDGKTAWGTRVRIWECNGSAAQRWTLSGGAVRSALGSNLCLDVSDAGTALGTAVQIWDCNGSAAQKWTRF
- a CDS encoding M20/M25/M40 family metallo-hydrolase, with protein sequence MHALSLREDRFLEVLRRLIALTPRLQNNPGAGLVPEERLAAQVVLETLAPHLQSGFIQAESLAAVGKESRPSLVLTVKGTGESTLGFVGAHFDVVPADEKGEGWERDPFTLWEGPGGVLYGRGVTDCLGHVAVLTDLLAQLAERGERPRRTLKVVLISNEESSDLPGLGLGYVAEQGRLADLAGQPVYWLDSANFGPTVGTGGISLWSLKVKGVGGHSGMPQNCVNALELGMAASLELARWFHARFPATEDEKTWGFLSSSSLKATVVEGFNTKESKIPAEVILRGDIRLTPFYDMKAVREQVADFVRELDARLERDEAIAGFPRTRTAAGQRGSLEFRFLGGGMEGIACRLDSPGLEALKESMRAVRGVEPKPFSLTGSLPLVRDLQRQGCDVQITGFGEMAYYHAPNEQARLEDFRQGFSILRELLVRL